The following proteins are co-located in the Trichomycterus rosablanca isolate fTriRos1 chromosome 14, fTriRos1.hap1, whole genome shotgun sequence genome:
- the apold1b gene encoding apolipoprotein L4 isoform X2, with amino-acid sequence MMSGFIQRVNPFKSSSQVTQEKEDVHHKEVTEKNPGVVMGLLQKVNPFRSSSQGCNEVISSQNTDECKQEEMLPSTPLSESSSPKMLGFEWDHFKQDSVESPTGLETSVPSEGSPPETNDDDEDLLNWWGTVKGWSEWNESTNFEGDDAEQAIEEAADRVFMAARLFVHLFNQRETLLHQRVNELLLVAEAADSFHKKTVTASIGGGVASVAGSITTITGLALAPFTFGTSLIVTAVGIGVATAGGLTSASANITDTMHSRTDRTKVEQIILGYQEEIKDIKECLQFLQAGMETLEEWNFEQYMDSISRRAMNKNVKHVVKEGGSAGKALLINAESLASTVQVLGAAGGAAKAAQVLSVASGIMAGLFLALDVFFLAKDSVELHKGAKTQFAAKIREVCKELQDGLIELKKIKEQLEDIMDNVEEEEESENSDAEEDENKEDEYKVQTEEDN; translated from the exons AACCCTGGAGTAGTAATGGGGCTGCTTCAAAAAGTAAACCCATTCAGGTCTTcctcacag GGCTGTAACGAGGTCATTTCCTCCCAAAACACAGATGAATGCAAGCAG gaaGAAATGTTGCCATCCACTCCACTTAGTGAGTCCAGTTCACCCAAGATGCTTGGCTTTGAATGGGATCATTTTAAG CAGGACTCTGTTGAAAGTCCCACTGGGCTGGAAACGTCAGTACCTAGTGAGGGCAGTCCTCCAGAGACTAATGAT GATGATGAAGATTTATTGAATTGGTGGGGAACAGTGAAAG GTTGGAGTGAATGGAATGAGTCGACAAACTTTGAGGGAGACGATGCAGAACA AGCTATAGAAGAAGCCGCCGATCGTGTCTTCATGGCTGCCCGTctctttgttcatttatttaaccaGCGCGAGACGTTGTTGCATCAGCGAGTAAACGAGCTCCTATTGGTAGCTGAGGCAGCTGACAGTTTCCATAAGAAAACAGTTACCGCTAGCATTGGTGGAGGAGTGGCTAGCGTAGCCGGCAGCATCACCACTATCACAGGACTGGCATTGGCACCCTTCACATTTGGGACGTCGCTCATTGTAACAGCAGTTGGCATCGGTGTGGCAACAGCGGGAGGACTGACCTCGGCATCCGCCAACATCACAGACACGATGCATTCAAGGACAGACCGGACCAAAGTGGAGCAGATCATCCTCGGCTACCAGGAGGAGATCAAGGACATTAAAGAATGTCTTCAGTTTTTGCAG GCTGGTATGGAAACCTTAGAGGAATGGAACTTCGAGCAGTACATGGATAGCATCTCCAGGCGCGCCATGAACAAGAATGTGAAGCATGTGGTGAAGGAGGGCGGAAGTGCCGGCAAGGCGCTTCTGATAAACGCAGAGAGCCTGGCGAGCACCGTGCAAGTCCTCGGTGCTGCCGGTGGAGCTGCCAAAGCCGCCCAGGTCCTCAGCGTTGCCAGCGGAATTATGGCTGGCCTCTTTCTAGCCCTTGATGTTTTTTTCTTGGCCAAAGACTCTGTAGAACTGCACAAAGGGGCTAAGACTCAGTTTGCGGCCAAGATTAGAGAGGTGTGCAAGGAGCTGCAGGATGGCCTCATTGAGCTGAAGAAGATAAAAGAACAACTAGAGGATATCATGGACAAtgtggaggaggaagaggagagtGAAAATAGTGATGCTGAGGAAGATGAGAATAAAGAAGATGAATACAAAGTACAGACTGAGGAAGACAACTGA
- the apold1b gene encoding apolipoprotein L4 isoform X1 → MMSNPGTVGDSNPGMMSGFIQRVNPFKSSSQVTQEKEDVHHKEVTEKNPGVVMGLLQKVNPFRSSSQGCNEVISSQNTDECKQEEMLPSTPLSESSSPKMLGFEWDHFKQDSVESPTGLETSVPSEGSPPETNDDDEDLLNWWGTVKGWSEWNESTNFEGDDAEQAIEEAADRVFMAARLFVHLFNQRETLLHQRVNELLLVAEAADSFHKKTVTASIGGGVASVAGSITTITGLALAPFTFGTSLIVTAVGIGVATAGGLTSASANITDTMHSRTDRTKVEQIILGYQEEIKDIKECLQFLQAGMETLEEWNFEQYMDSISRRAMNKNVKHVVKEGGSAGKALLINAESLASTVQVLGAAGGAAKAAQVLSVASGIMAGLFLALDVFFLAKDSVELHKGAKTQFAAKIREVCKELQDGLIELKKIKEQLEDIMDNVEEEEESENSDAEEDENKEDEYKVQTEEDN, encoded by the exons AACCCTGGAGTAGTAATGGGGCTGCTTCAAAAAGTAAACCCATTCAGGTCTTcctcacag GGCTGTAACGAGGTCATTTCCTCCCAAAACACAGATGAATGCAAGCAG gaaGAAATGTTGCCATCCACTCCACTTAGTGAGTCCAGTTCACCCAAGATGCTTGGCTTTGAATGGGATCATTTTAAG CAGGACTCTGTTGAAAGTCCCACTGGGCTGGAAACGTCAGTACCTAGTGAGGGCAGTCCTCCAGAGACTAATGAT GATGATGAAGATTTATTGAATTGGTGGGGAACAGTGAAAG GTTGGAGTGAATGGAATGAGTCGACAAACTTTGAGGGAGACGATGCAGAACA AGCTATAGAAGAAGCCGCCGATCGTGTCTTCATGGCTGCCCGTctctttgttcatttatttaaccaGCGCGAGACGTTGTTGCATCAGCGAGTAAACGAGCTCCTATTGGTAGCTGAGGCAGCTGACAGTTTCCATAAGAAAACAGTTACCGCTAGCATTGGTGGAGGAGTGGCTAGCGTAGCCGGCAGCATCACCACTATCACAGGACTGGCATTGGCACCCTTCACATTTGGGACGTCGCTCATTGTAACAGCAGTTGGCATCGGTGTGGCAACAGCGGGAGGACTGACCTCGGCATCCGCCAACATCACAGACACGATGCATTCAAGGACAGACCGGACCAAAGTGGAGCAGATCATCCTCGGCTACCAGGAGGAGATCAAGGACATTAAAGAATGTCTTCAGTTTTTGCAG GCTGGTATGGAAACCTTAGAGGAATGGAACTTCGAGCAGTACATGGATAGCATCTCCAGGCGCGCCATGAACAAGAATGTGAAGCATGTGGTGAAGGAGGGCGGAAGTGCCGGCAAGGCGCTTCTGATAAACGCAGAGAGCCTGGCGAGCACCGTGCAAGTCCTCGGTGCTGCCGGTGGAGCTGCCAAAGCCGCCCAGGTCCTCAGCGTTGCCAGCGGAATTATGGCTGGCCTCTTTCTAGCCCTTGATGTTTTTTTCTTGGCCAAAGACTCTGTAGAACTGCACAAAGGGGCTAAGACTCAGTTTGCGGCCAAGATTAGAGAGGTGTGCAAGGAGCTGCAGGATGGCCTCATTGAGCTGAAGAAGATAAAAGAACAACTAGAGGATATCATGGACAAtgtggaggaggaagaggagagtGAAAATAGTGATGCTGAGGAAGATGAGAATAAAGAAGATGAATACAAAGTACAGACTGAGGAAGACAACTGA